One Mycobacterium marseillense DNA window includes the following coding sequences:
- a CDS encoding acyl-CoA dehydrogenase family protein — protein sequence MAEQDSDGVDLDLLRASAREFLAERGEQESIKDLAAMDWTGLLVDENLGGVGPRPAETCVVAEELGRANDRSAWLGTTLSAAALACAPDDVRDELLPGLLSGATAAGCAVADRCARVIHGDAIDLAVMLGHNGIHLLRDLDPARLVPDGDLLDVTRTVWRIDFTAAPSTLIGPPERAKELMAVARLLVSADSVGAVSMTLERLTAYLRERVAFGVPIASFQAIQHRLVELLLFEVKARAVVMRAARAIASADARAPVLTAAAHAFVAAKAAAAVDECMQLSGGIGFTWEYPLHHELRRVFTNGQLMGTARASRQLLAEVSGW from the coding sequence ATGGCAGAGCAGGACTCAGACGGCGTCGACCTCGACCTGCTGAGGGCGTCGGCGCGGGAGTTCCTGGCTGAACGCGGCGAGCAGGAATCCATCAAGGACCTTGCGGCGATGGACTGGACCGGCCTGCTTGTCGACGAGAACTTGGGTGGCGTCGGCCCCCGTCCGGCCGAAACCTGCGTCGTAGCCGAGGAACTGGGACGAGCAAACGACAGGTCTGCTTGGTTGGGAACCACACTGTCGGCCGCGGCCCTCGCCTGCGCGCCCGACGACGTCCGGGACGAATTGCTGCCGGGCCTGCTCTCCGGCGCGACCGCAGCGGGCTGCGCCGTCGCAGATCGCTGTGCGCGGGTCATTCACGGGGACGCGATCGACCTCGCCGTTATGCTGGGACACAACGGAATTCACCTGTTGCGCGACTTGGATCCCGCGAGGTTGGTACCGGACGGAGATCTGCTGGACGTCACCCGAACTGTATGGCGTATCGACTTCACGGCCGCGCCCAGCACCCTGATCGGACCGCCCGAACGCGCCAAGGAGCTGATGGCGGTGGCGCGGCTGCTCGTTTCCGCCGACTCCGTCGGTGCCGTGTCGATGACCCTTGAGCGCCTGACGGCATACCTGAGAGAACGGGTGGCGTTCGGGGTGCCGATCGCGAGCTTCCAAGCGATTCAGCACCGCCTCGTCGAGCTGTTGCTCTTCGAGGTCAAAGCACGCGCGGTCGTCATGAGGGCGGCGCGCGCCATCGCCTCAGCCGACGCACGAGCGCCCGTGTTGACGGCCGCGGCGCACGCCTTCGTCGCGGCGAAAGCCGCGGCCGCCGTGGACGAATGCATGCAGCTGTCAGGCGGCATCGGATTCACCTGGGAGTATCCGCTGCACCACGAACTGCGCCGGGTCTTCACCAACGGTCAGCTGATGGGCACGGCACGCGCGAGTCGGCAGCTGCTGGCGGAGGTGTCCGGCTGGTGA
- a CDS encoding nuclear transport factor 2 family protein, translating to MEIWELEARESVRQTLADYTAATDRFDLRALAACFCDEGVLEFTGGTEPLTGPAQIEAGLGAAITRPLQPGAPARQPPTHVRHHVSSIKFASVARHRVEVSSYFAVHTDIGLDHWGRYRDVLVPARGRWLFAHRRIGVDAFAANSLMA from the coding sequence ATGGAGATCTGGGAGCTCGAAGCGAGGGAGTCGGTACGGCAGACGTTGGCCGACTACACTGCCGCCACCGATCGATTCGATCTCCGGGCACTGGCGGCATGCTTCTGTGACGAAGGCGTGCTCGAATTCACCGGCGGCACCGAGCCACTGACCGGGCCCGCGCAAATCGAGGCCGGACTCGGTGCGGCGATCACGCGGCCTTTGCAACCGGGGGCGCCGGCCCGGCAGCCACCGACCCACGTCCGCCACCACGTCTCCAGCATCAAATTCGCATCGGTGGCCCGCCACAGGGTCGAGGTCAGCAGTTACTTTGCCGTCCACACCGACATCGGGCTCGACCATTGGGGCCGCTACCGTGATGTCCTCGTCCCTGCGCGCGGCCGGTGGCTGTTCGCTCATCGCAGGATCGGCGTGGACGCGTTCGCGGCCAACAGCCTGATGGCCTGA
- a CDS encoding TIGR03619 family F420-dependent LLM class oxidoreductase — protein sequence MTVSFSLELPTHRVAAVDEFVTAEAIADIARMAEASGFAAVHVTDHPAPDAKWLDHGGHHALDPFVALAFAAAVTTDIKLLTNVYIAAYRNPFLGAKSIQSLAALSKGRLILGTAAGYLKPEFKALGIDFDNRGALLDEALDVLDKVLTGEDIAYQGTSFAARGVRLRPLPTTPPPVWVGGNSKPAVRRAVSRAQGWAPFNTFGYAAASRTAEISTIDELRQAIDWAKQYAAEIGRTAPLDICFSAGNLLDDSRSADERHATIENLAAAGVTWLTIAPSGTDRTELIDRSRAFAKEFITQ from the coding sequence GTGACCGTCTCCTTTTCCCTCGAACTGCCGACTCATCGTGTCGCGGCTGTCGACGAGTTCGTCACCGCCGAAGCGATCGCCGACATCGCACGAATGGCCGAGGCAAGCGGATTCGCGGCAGTCCACGTCACCGACCACCCCGCCCCCGACGCGAAATGGCTCGACCACGGCGGCCACCACGCCCTCGATCCATTCGTCGCGTTGGCTTTCGCCGCTGCCGTAACGACCGACATCAAGCTGCTGACCAATGTCTACATCGCCGCTTACCGCAATCCGTTTCTCGGCGCCAAATCGATCCAGAGCCTCGCCGCGTTGTCCAAGGGGCGCCTCATCCTCGGAACTGCTGCCGGATATCTCAAACCCGAATTCAAGGCCCTCGGAATCGATTTCGACAACCGGGGCGCTCTGCTCGACGAGGCACTGGACGTGCTGGACAAGGTGCTCACCGGCGAGGACATCGCCTACCAGGGGACGTCATTCGCCGCCCGCGGTGTGCGGCTGCGCCCGCTGCCGACGACTCCCCCACCGGTATGGGTCGGTGGGAACAGCAAGCCGGCCGTGCGCCGGGCGGTGTCGCGCGCGCAGGGATGGGCACCGTTTAACACGTTCGGCTACGCCGCGGCATCGCGCACCGCGGAGATTTCGACGATCGACGAGTTGCGGCAGGCCATCGACTGGGCCAAACAATACGCAGCCGAAATCGGCCGCACCGCACCGTTGGACATCTGCTTTTCCGCGGGAAATCTGTTGGACGACAGCAGATCGGCCGACGAACGTCACGCGACCATCGAAAACCTTGCCGCGGCCGGGGTCACCTGGCTCACCATCGCGCCGTCGGGCACCGACCGCACCGAACTCATCGACCGTTCGCGCGCGTTCGCCAAAGAGTTCATCACGCAATGA
- a CDS encoding amidohydrolase family protein: MTTKLDYGIFDCDTHCYETRDAFTRYLPEEFQDRAITTVRGADGVEVILAGRRVATFNSEGGLGLDVAYRPGSLKEMLRQMGSGNPEESYEPQPMQPEFIERTARLAVMAEQNIERMVIYPSGMALAAEHYVDDTAALYANLRSFNRWFDEEWGFNYEDKVFATALMSLRDLNSAIAETEAIIAQGAKFVLLPTGPAYGRSPGDPYFDPIYARLQEAGCILVFHIMPFWYFNAISPAWGQNSDPASWHMSAWQWMNVYGQRPIEETLSALIFDNLFGRFPGLNVLVAEHGAEWVPFFVKHMDKSRGMGRNGPWIGGKLTERPSVIFRRHVRVVPYPEDDIPAIVAGLGYDDCLVMGSDYPHAEGLAVPAEFAKLLDPLDDAAKRRIMRDNADQLLFRS, from the coding sequence GTGACGACGAAACTCGACTACGGCATCTTTGACTGCGACACCCACTGCTACGAGACGCGGGACGCGTTCACTCGTTATCTGCCGGAGGAGTTTCAGGACCGGGCGATCACCACCGTGCGCGGGGCGGACGGCGTTGAGGTGATCCTGGCGGGGCGCCGGGTCGCCACCTTCAACAGCGAAGGGGGACTGGGTCTCGATGTCGCTTACCGGCCGGGCTCGCTCAAGGAGATGCTCCGGCAGATGGGATCGGGCAACCCCGAGGAGTCCTACGAGCCGCAACCGATGCAACCGGAGTTCATCGAGCGTACCGCGCGGCTCGCCGTCATGGCGGAGCAAAACATCGAGCGTATGGTCATCTATCCCAGCGGTATGGCCCTGGCCGCCGAACACTACGTCGATGACACCGCCGCGCTGTATGCCAATCTGCGCTCGTTCAATCGATGGTTTGACGAAGAGTGGGGTTTCAACTACGAAGACAAGGTTTTCGCCACCGCACTGATGTCGTTGCGAGACTTGAACTCTGCGATCGCGGAGACCGAGGCGATCATCGCGCAGGGTGCAAAGTTCGTGCTCCTGCCGACTGGGCCGGCGTACGGTCGATCACCCGGCGACCCGTACTTCGACCCCATCTACGCACGCTTGCAGGAGGCCGGCTGCATCCTGGTGTTCCACATCATGCCGTTCTGGTACTTCAATGCGATCTCGCCCGCCTGGGGCCAGAACTCCGACCCCGCTTCCTGGCACATGTCGGCGTGGCAGTGGATGAACGTGTACGGGCAGCGGCCCATCGAGGAGACGCTGTCCGCACTCATTTTCGACAACCTCTTCGGTCGCTTCCCGGGCCTGAACGTTCTTGTGGCCGAGCACGGAGCGGAATGGGTGCCGTTCTTCGTCAAGCATATGGACAAGAGCCGTGGCATGGGCCGCAACGGTCCGTGGATCGGTGGAAAGCTGACGGAACGGCCGTCGGTGATCTTCCGCCGTCACGTCCGTGTCGTGCCGTACCCCGAAGACGACATTCCAGCGATTGTCGCCGGCTTGGGATACGACGACTGCTTGGTGATGGGCTCCGATTATCCGCATGCCGAAGGCCTGGCTGTGCCGGCCGAGTTCGCCAAGCTGCTCGATCCGCTCGACGACGCCGCCAAGCGGCGGATCATGCGCGACAACGCCGACCAGCTGCTCTTCCGGAGTTAG
- a CDS encoding acyl-CoA dehydrogenase family protein yields the protein MPTNELDDLRGVVRDYLAATSPSGTVRSLMATETGYDEHSWRQMAVELGLHGVAVPERWGGAGAGTVALAVVFEEMGHALSCSPFFATIGLATQAVLASEDDAAAEQLIPGFIDGSSTATLILNGELGAWDPDAVTLVADGAGGGYRIHGVAPLVIDGHTADIVLVAARTTAGISLFAVRAGSDGLRRTPLAGLDRTRKVARVQFDGAQAELIGTDGGAANFLARTSDLALVALTAEQVGAAQRCLDMAVDYAKNRIQFGRAIGSFQAVKHRCADMLIQVEGARSAESHAAEVAGTDDLPTAVSVAKMVCSEAFLQVALDNMRIHGGIGFTWEHDAHLYVRRAKVSQLIFGDPDYHAQRLATLVSE from the coding sequence GTGCCGACAAATGAGCTCGATGACCTGCGCGGCGTAGTACGCGACTACCTGGCCGCGACCTCGCCCAGCGGGACCGTTCGCAGCCTAATGGCGACGGAAACAGGCTACGACGAGCACTCGTGGCGCCAGATGGCCGTTGAGTTGGGCCTGCACGGCGTCGCTGTGCCCGAGCGCTGGGGTGGCGCCGGCGCCGGCACGGTCGCACTTGCGGTGGTCTTCGAGGAAATGGGACACGCACTGTCGTGTTCCCCGTTTTTCGCCACGATAGGGCTGGCGACACAAGCCGTTCTCGCCAGCGAGGACGACGCGGCGGCGGAACAGCTGATTCCTGGCTTCATCGACGGCTCCAGCACCGCGACGCTGATCCTCAACGGCGAACTCGGCGCCTGGGACCCCGACGCCGTGACGCTGGTGGCTGACGGCGCCGGTGGCGGCTATCGGATCCACGGTGTGGCACCGCTGGTGATCGACGGTCACACCGCGGACATCGTCCTGGTGGCAGCCAGGACGACCGCCGGCATCTCGTTGTTCGCGGTACGGGCCGGGTCCGACGGCCTTCGTCGCACACCGCTAGCCGGGCTCGACCGCACCCGCAAGGTGGCCCGCGTGCAGTTCGACGGCGCGCAGGCAGAGCTGATCGGAACGGACGGTGGTGCCGCGAACTTCCTTGCCCGCACGTCGGACCTCGCGCTCGTCGCGCTAACGGCCGAACAGGTCGGCGCGGCGCAACGGTGCCTCGATATGGCCGTCGACTACGCCAAGAATCGAATTCAATTCGGTCGGGCCATCGGCAGCTTCCAAGCCGTCAAGCATCGGTGCGCCGACATGTTGATTCAGGTGGAGGGCGCGCGATCGGCCGAATCGCATGCGGCCGAAGTGGCCGGAACCGATGACCTCCCGACCGCCGTGTCAGTCGCCAAAATGGTGTGTTCGGAGGCCTTCCTGCAGGTTGCGCTCGACAACATGCGCATCCACGGCGGCATCGGCTTCACCTGGGAACACGACGCGCATTTGTACGTCCGGCGCGCCAAGGTGAGTCAGCTGATTTTCGGCGACCCGGACTACCACGCCCAGCGCCTGGCCACGCTCGTCTCTGAATGA
- a CDS encoding CaiB/BaiF CoA transferase family protein codes for MNRPLAGLRVVELASEIAGPYCTKLLVDLGADVCKIEPSSGDPLRRWGPFPSGHPDPDRSGLFEYLNAGKRGTTLDFAHQGDITLLRDTISQADVLVEDLPAGAPERLQWGLDEGNLSHINPNLVVVRISTFGQEGPLRDRVTTPLTLQAASGWINVREPGRAPVQAGARIPEYIVGGYAALGALTALRIAAAGTNRPVEVDVSMFESLLSTLPYPMLMAARLKSLGLPTNSKAAPMLGIVHAADGWIGINCLTGQHWLDVCAMVGLPEFGNHQLAVMLGGPERDEFFAKAQPFLESMSVADLVELSQAMRIPAAPICAGDTILNCPQYAERGFFIESATETWRFTRPGAPFRLSKTPVPPPLAAPAVRAGAEATWSKRDAPRPTGDVVDVSLPFAGLKVFDLSTFWAGAYLTCYLGAFGADVVKVESIQRPDGHRYSGALLRQGDDWYERGPLWQGTNLNKRDITLDLTSATGRDLALRLAAQADVVVENFSPRVVEQFGLDYDSIARLNPGVIMVRMPGFGLHGPWRDYVGWALNIEQVSGMSAATGYADGPPCNLQGPADPIAGVHACVALLAALEHRRSTGEGQLIEAAQIEVGAAVTADPVIEYSLTGSVRPREGNRHREYAQGVYSTGNVDEWVALSVRDDGDWRAVLDAIDRPDLRDDPRFASAAARREHHDEFDEVLANWTCGRTAEEVVATFGRHGLPAERLLTADRMYDVEQLDARGFYQDLDHSITGRQRFPGWPFRITPGPAHQHRAAAPTLGQHNAEVLGALGLSAQEIAALREQRVIGERVLNA; via the coding sequence GTGAACCGACCCCTGGCGGGCTTGCGCGTCGTCGAGTTGGCCTCCGAGATCGCGGGTCCCTATTGCACGAAGCTACTCGTCGACCTCGGCGCCGATGTGTGCAAAATCGAGCCCTCGTCAGGCGATCCCCTTCGCCGCTGGGGCCCGTTCCCCTCGGGCCATCCTGATCCGGACCGAAGCGGTCTGTTTGAGTACCTGAACGCCGGAAAGCGCGGCACCACACTTGATTTCGCACATCAAGGCGACATCACACTGCTGCGCGACACTATCTCCCAGGCGGATGTGCTCGTCGAGGACCTGCCCGCTGGTGCGCCTGAGCGCCTGCAGTGGGGGTTGGACGAGGGCAACCTTTCCCACATCAATCCGAACCTTGTCGTGGTACGCATCTCGACCTTCGGGCAGGAGGGGCCGCTGCGCGACCGGGTGACGACTCCGCTGACCCTGCAAGCGGCCTCGGGTTGGATCAATGTCCGTGAGCCCGGCCGGGCGCCGGTTCAGGCGGGTGCGCGCATCCCCGAATACATCGTGGGCGGGTACGCCGCCCTCGGCGCGCTCACCGCGCTCCGCATCGCCGCGGCCGGAACGAACCGGCCGGTCGAGGTGGACGTGTCGATGTTCGAGTCGCTGCTGTCGACACTGCCTTACCCCATGTTGATGGCCGCACGCCTGAAAAGTCTCGGCCTGCCGACTAATTCCAAAGCCGCGCCGATGCTGGGCATCGTGCACGCCGCCGACGGTTGGATCGGAATCAACTGCCTGACCGGCCAGCACTGGCTGGACGTGTGCGCAATGGTCGGACTGCCCGAGTTCGGCAACCATCAGCTCGCCGTCATGCTCGGCGGCCCCGAGCGCGACGAGTTCTTCGCCAAGGCCCAGCCCTTCCTTGAATCGATGTCCGTTGCCGACCTGGTCGAATTGAGTCAGGCCATGCGAATACCCGCGGCGCCGATCTGCGCAGGGGACACCATCCTGAACTGCCCGCAGTACGCCGAGCGAGGCTTCTTCATCGAATCCGCCACGGAAACATGGCGATTCACCCGACCGGGTGCGCCGTTCCGGCTGTCGAAGACCCCGGTGCCGCCGCCGCTGGCCGCGCCTGCTGTCCGAGCGGGCGCGGAGGCGACGTGGAGCAAGCGCGACGCACCGCGCCCGACGGGTGACGTCGTCGACGTCTCTTTGCCGTTCGCCGGGCTGAAGGTGTTCGACTTGAGCACTTTCTGGGCGGGTGCGTATCTGACGTGCTACCTCGGTGCTTTCGGGGCCGACGTAGTCAAGGTCGAGTCAATCCAGCGACCCGATGGACATCGCTACTCGGGTGCCCTATTGCGCCAAGGCGACGACTGGTACGAGCGAGGTCCGCTCTGGCAGGGAACCAATCTCAACAAACGCGACATCACTCTTGACCTCACCTCTGCGACCGGCCGGGACCTGGCGCTGCGTCTGGCTGCTCAAGCCGATGTGGTGGTGGAGAACTTCTCGCCGCGCGTGGTCGAACAATTCGGGCTGGACTACGACTCCATCGCGCGCCTCAATCCCGGCGTGATCATGGTGCGAATGCCCGGATTCGGGCTGCACGGACCGTGGCGTGACTACGTGGGCTGGGCGCTGAACATCGAACAGGTATCCGGCATGTCGGCCGCGACCGGTTATGCGGACGGCCCGCCGTGCAATCTGCAGGGGCCCGCCGACCCGATCGCCGGAGTACACGCCTGCGTCGCGCTGCTGGCCGCCCTCGAACACAGGCGGTCCACCGGTGAGGGGCAGCTGATCGAGGCGGCGCAAATCGAGGTTGGCGCCGCGGTGACAGCCGATCCCGTCATCGAATACTCGTTGACGGGATCGGTGCGGCCGCGCGAGGGAAACCGCCACCGCGAATACGCGCAGGGCGTCTATTCGACCGGCAATGTCGACGAGTGGGTCGCACTCTCGGTGCGTGATGACGGTGACTGGCGAGCGGTGCTGGACGCCATTGATCGTCCCGACCTACGCGACGACCCTAGATTTGCCTCCGCCGCAGCGCGCCGGGAACACCACGACGAATTCGATGAGGTACTAGCGAATTGGACATGCGGGCGAACCGCGGAGGAAGTCGTGGCAACGTTTGGCCGGCATGGCCTGCCCGCCGAGCGACTACTGACGGCCGACCGGATGTATGACGTCGAGCAACTCGACGCGCGCGGCTTCTATCAGGACCTGGATCATTCGATCACCGGCCGACAGAGGTTTCCCGGCTGGCCGTTCCGCATCACGCCGGGACCCGCACACCAGCACAGGGCCGCGGCGCCGACACTCGGGCAGCACAACGCCGAGGTGCTTGGAGCGCTTGGACTTTCCGCCCAGGAGATTGCCGCGTTGCGGGAGCAACGAGTGATCGGGGAACGTGTTCTGAACGCGTAG
- a CDS encoding MaoC family dehydratase, translating into MTQAPTSPIVYDGIADFETHVGEHLGFSDWRQVTQKEIDLFAEATGDHQWIHVDPEKAAAGPYGKTIAHGYLTLSLVPILVQQIYRVTGLAMQVNYGSDKLRFPAPVPVDSRIRAGAELVKVERNDKGGRATVRVTVEVEGSDRPACVVDTIAAMVDA; encoded by the coding sequence ATGACCCAGGCGCCCACGTCCCCGATAGTTTACGACGGAATCGCAGACTTCGAGACTCACGTCGGCGAGCACCTCGGTTTCAGCGACTGGCGCCAGGTCACTCAGAAGGAAATCGACTTATTCGCCGAGGCGACCGGTGACCATCAATGGATTCATGTCGACCCGGAGAAGGCGGCCGCCGGCCCCTACGGCAAGACCATCGCGCACGGGTACCTGACATTGTCGCTGGTACCCATTCTCGTGCAACAGATCTACCGGGTGACCGGATTGGCGATGCAGGTCAACTACGGCAGCGATAAGTTGCGCTTCCCCGCGCCGGTACCGGTCGATTCCCGCATCAGGGCGGGGGCAGAACTGGTGAAGGTCGAGCGCAACGACAAGGGGGGCCGGGCCACGGTTCGCGTCACCGTCGAAGTGGAGGGCAGCGACCGCCCGGCGTGCGTCGTCGACACGATCGCCGCGATGGTCGACGCCTGA
- a CDS encoding amidohydrolase family protein encodes MSSRSLPYPVFDIDNHMYETTDALTKYLPKEHRGKVGYVEVNGRPKLVVKDHISHMIPNPTFARVARPGSAEDYFLGNNPEGLNFREFVGEAMDVIPAYQDPAPRLELMDELGIDRCVMYPTLASLIEERTTDDVILTHAIIHALNEWMAEHWTFNYHDRIFATPVICLPLVDEAIKEFHWGLEHGMKTFLVRPAPVPSRFGGSRSMGLPEFDPFWEEVVNADMPVTMHASDSGYQKHLMEWEGGDEYLSFKPSALREVVMGHRAIEDTLAAMICHGALSRFPDLKIFCVENGSGWVRNLLEQLNTAYKIMPKEFDEHPVEVFKRNIYIHPFLEDDLKGIIDIMGEDHVMFGSDFPHPEGIGDPLSFVDRLDGVAENAKAKIMGGNAIEQLGLKVPA; translated from the coding sequence ATGTCTTCCCGTTCCTTGCCGTACCCGGTTTTCGACATCGACAACCACATGTACGAGACGACGGACGCGCTCACGAAGTACTTACCGAAGGAGCATCGCGGAAAGGTCGGCTACGTCGAGGTCAATGGCCGCCCCAAGCTCGTCGTCAAGGACCACATCAGCCATATGATCCCCAACCCGACTTTCGCGCGCGTCGCCAGGCCAGGTAGCGCCGAGGATTACTTCCTCGGTAACAACCCCGAAGGCCTCAACTTCCGCGAATTTGTGGGCGAAGCAATGGATGTCATTCCCGCGTATCAGGATCCCGCTCCCCGCCTCGAGCTGATGGACGAGCTGGGCATTGACCGCTGTGTGATGTACCCGACCCTCGCCAGCCTCATTGAGGAACGCACGACCGACGACGTTATCCTCACGCACGCGATCATTCACGCCCTCAACGAATGGATGGCCGAGCACTGGACGTTCAACTATCACGACCGAATCTTCGCGACCCCCGTCATCTGCCTGCCCCTGGTGGACGAAGCCATCAAGGAATTCCACTGGGGCCTCGAGCACGGCATGAAGACGTTCCTGGTGCGTCCCGCACCCGTGCCCAGCCGCTTCGGCGGTTCGCGGTCCATGGGCCTCCCCGAGTTCGATCCGTTCTGGGAAGAAGTCGTGAACGCCGACATGCCGGTCACCATGCACGCGTCGGACAGCGGCTACCAGAAGCACCTCATGGAGTGGGAGGGCGGTGACGAGTACCTGTCCTTCAAGCCGAGCGCGTTACGCGAGGTCGTGATGGGCCATCGCGCCATCGAGGACACCCTGGCCGCGATGATCTGTCACGGCGCGCTGTCCCGTTTCCCCGATCTGAAGATCTTCTGCGTCGAGAACGGCAGCGGATGGGTGCGCAATCTGCTCGAACAGTTGAACACCGCGTACAAGATCATGCCCAAGGAGTTCGACGAGCACCCCGTCGAGGTGTTCAAGCGGAACATCTACATCCATCCGTTCCTCGAGGACGACCTCAAGGGGATTATCGACATCATGGGCGAGGATCACGTGATGTTCGGCTCCGATTTCCCGCACCCTGAGGGCATCGGTGATCCACTGAGTTTCGTCGACCGGCTTGACGGCGTCGCGGAGAACGCCAAGGCGAAGATCATGGGCGGCAACGCTATTGAGCAATTAGGGCTCAAGGTTCCGGCATGA
- a CDS encoding cysteine hydrolase produces MPQPSLKELLDPATTALVTQECQNGVIGPQAGLPLLAEEARREAVPNIAALLDAARGAGVTVVHCLIQRRADGRGSNTNARLFAAGKSFDADLTPGSAGASVLPELGPRDTDLILTRTHGVGPMCGTDLDSVLRNLGIKTIVGVGVSVNVAITNFVMDAVNRGYQFVLPRDAVSGYPREYADSLIDNTLSLLATVTRSGAVVDAWRALN; encoded by the coding sequence ATGCCGCAACCCAGCCTGAAAGAACTGCTCGATCCCGCAACCACCGCGCTCGTGACCCAGGAGTGCCAGAACGGGGTGATAGGCCCGCAGGCCGGGCTCCCCTTACTCGCCGAAGAAGCGCGCCGCGAAGCAGTTCCCAACATCGCCGCACTGCTCGACGCGGCAAGAGGGGCGGGCGTCACGGTCGTGCACTGCCTGATCCAACGACGGGCCGACGGCCGGGGCTCCAACACCAACGCCCGGCTGTTCGCGGCGGGCAAGTCCTTTGACGCCGACCTCACTCCGGGCAGCGCGGGGGCGTCGGTGCTGCCGGAGTTGGGTCCCCGCGATACCGACCTCATTCTGACCCGCACACACGGCGTCGGCCCCATGTGCGGTACCGATCTCGACTCCGTCCTTCGCAACCTGGGCATCAAGACGATTGTGGGCGTGGGAGTTTCGGTCAACGTCGCGATCACGAATTTCGTGATGGACGCGGTCAACCGCGGCTACCAATTCGTTTTGCCACGGGATGCAGTAAGTGGGTACCCGCGCGAGTATGCCGATTCGCTCATCGACAACACCCTGTCCCTGCTCGCCACCGTAACCCGGTCTGGCGCCGTCGTCGACGCGTGGAGAGCATTGAACTGA